One Hypomesus transpacificus isolate Combined female chromosome 21, fHypTra1, whole genome shotgun sequence genomic region harbors:
- the LOC124483533 gene encoding complement C1q tumor necrosis factor-related protein 3-like encodes MSENPSQVSTMMKSAQSVLLLMLLCSLSGTQGLGERGDVQETRALQLGSEAEEASVKERRDAEDTELKGSLMSLIRSQIADQRRTEQVAFGASLPPRGNQGPYNIEITLVYSRVLVNAGNAYNPATGIFTAPVKGVYYFSFSGYHYSSKPMGLRLMKNGQQMLGLYNHPPGGRLMTATNGMNLQLKKGDQVYLRLGAGTWTYTDSNYQNTFIGHLLFPL; translated from the exons ATGAGTGAAAACCCATCTCAGGTGTCCACGATGATGAAGAGTGCTCAGTCTGTGTTGCTTCTgatgctgctctgctctctgtctgggacACAGGGCCTGGGTGAGCGTGGAGACGTCCAGGAGACTCGTGCCCTCCAGCTTGGCAGCGAGGCCGAAGAGgccagtgtgaaagagagaagggatgcAGAGGACACAGAGCTAAAGGGGTCCTTGATGAGCTTAATCAGGAGCCAAATCGCGGATCAGAGGAGGACAG AGCAAGTAGCATTTGGAGCATCACTGCCACCTCGTGGAAATCAGGGTCCATATAACATTGAGATTACCCTGGTTTACAGCCGCGTTCTTGTCAATGCTGGGAATGCCTACAACCCAGCAACAG GTATCTTCACTGCACCAGTGAAAGGAGTCTACTACTTCAGCTTCTCTGGTTATCATTACTCCAGCAAGCCCATGGGTCTCAGACTAATGAAGAACGGCCAACAGATGCTGGGACTGTACAATCATCCTCCAGGTGGTCGCTTAATGACAGCAACCAATGGGATGAACCTGCAGCTAAAGAAGGGAGACCAAGTGTACTTGCGGCTTGGGGCAGGCACCTGGACTTATACTGATAGCAATTACCAAAACACTTTCATTGGCCATTTGCTGTTTCCACTGTAA